In Nasonia vitripennis strain AsymCx chromosome 2, Nvit_psr_1.1, whole genome shotgun sequence, a genomic segment contains:
- the LOC100122109 gene encoding putative glutamate synthase [NADPH] isoform X2, giving the protein MSYGESWSLPAKQGLYDPTLEKDACGVGFIVAIDGKRSHKIVRDAEKLSARMNHRGACACDNDTGDGAGVLVAIPHQYYADELREQQGIELPEFGRYATGILFLDKSTHKETEAAFEKIAKEANLRVICWRDVPTDNSHIGRVAKKCEPYMRQVFVTGDQEVEALNRQVFVLRKKSSHIIPKPGLRYYICSLSLKTVVYKGQLTADQLWLYFTDLQSPKFETYLALVHTRFSTNTFPSWERAHPLRLLAHNGEINTLRGNVNFMKAREGVMRSSLFGDQLKDLYPVVEPNLSDSGSADCVLEFLVMAGQRSLPEAVMTMVPEAWQNDLTMATEKRDFYHWAACTMEPWDGPALLTFTDGRYVGAILDRNGLRPSRFYVTKDNMMVMASEVGVYDTPPGNVVLKSRLKPGRMLLVDTEEKQIIQDVELKLKIARSRPHSQWLKNQITMDDFRNAHTGGESNGVDADNFTQSLVPKNGLSKADGVSAVNRVWGGDKRIALFGYTLETINLLLLPMIKTKKEALGSMGNDAPLACLSEFQPLLYEYFKQLFAQVTNPPIDPFREKIVMSLLCPIGPESNILEPNEMFVHRLFLEQPILSLHDLEVIKKTSYRGWKAQVIDCTYPKSEGPSGLLKTLDRVCKEANVAARAGFQLIVLSDRQAGPERVPVSILMALGAVHHHLIEERQRMKVGIILETGEAREVHHICVLLGYGADGICPYLVFEMAQNLRADFVLDESMTDDLIYKCYSEAMERGIAKVMAKMGISTLQSYKGAQIFEAVGLADEVIEKCFKGTYSRIGGVDFNILAREGFSRHRITYWDDSFDTVVIHNPGTYHWRAGGEKHINDPRSIASLQEYVNSKNSSAYENYRKTSMEVVQACTLRGQLEFVKDKTAVNISLVEPASEIVKRFATGAMSFGSISLEAHQTLAIAMNRIGGKSNTGEGGENADRYLNQDPQFNRRSAIKQVASGRFGVTSSYLANADDLQIKMAQGAKPGEGGELPGYKVTADIAATRHSVPGVGLISPPPHHDIYSIEDLAELIYDLKCANPEARISVKLVSEVGVGVVASGVAKGKGEHVVISGHDGGTGASSWTGIKSAGLPWELGVAETHQILTLNNLRSRMVVQADGQMRTGFDIVVAALLGADEFGLSTAPLIAMGCTMMRKCHLNTCPVGIATQDPYLRKKFAGSPEHVINFFFALAEEVRSIMASLGITRFQDLIGRTDLLKVRDDIKLFKAKTLDLSMILRSALELRPGVNIKGGSVKQDFQLEQRPENALIEKCRPVLNGEQKSVTVEMTINNETRAFGSTLSYHISKKYGEEGLPENSINIKLKGSAGQSFCAFMTKGVHVTLEGDANDYVGKGLCGGEIVIYPPKESEFNSEANVIVGNVCLYGATSGRAYFRGIAAERFSVRNSGAVVVVEGVGDHGCEYMTGGCALILGLTGRNFAAGMSGGIAYVLDVDGSFKSKCNPEMVELLPLNGKKDIDYVQKLLEEFVEKTGSLIAQELLQIWPEPTNRFFKVFPYEYQRALKQLEEEQAMKETQKEIKAPEPLAITNGNGKADTVMDIEDVVADAEIAQKKLDKIKGFMKYKRQTGHYRPVEKRVEDWNEIYNFQGVRKGLKVQAARCMECGVPFCQSSHGCPLGNIIPKWNDLVFQDNWKEALNQLLQTNNFPEFTGRVCPAPCEGACVLGISEPAVTIKNIECAIIDHAFEQGWIVAHPPAKRSGKKIAVIGSGPAGLAAAHQLNKAGHLVTVFERNDRVGGLLQYGIPTMKLSKEVVQRRVNLLIEEGITFKTGVNVGKTVTVNELRQEYDAVLICTGATWPRDLPIPGRQLQGIHFAVSFLEHWQKKQMGNKDPLKPELMAKGKDVIIIGGGDTGCDCIATSLRQGAKSIVTFEILPEPPKSRADDNPWPQFPRIFKMDYGHEEVVHRFGEDPRRFSTLSKEFLDDGKGNVTGIKTVNVKWTKDEAGQWKMNEVPNSEKVYKCDLVLLAMGFLGPEKYIAEELATKMDGRGNYETPAGKYETSVPGIFAAGDCRRGQSLVVWAITEGRQAAREVDLALMKQTCLPEIGGIVTTVTNAI; this is encoded by the exons ATGAGCTACGGCGAGTCCTGGTCACTTCCGGCCAAGCAGGGTCTGTACGATCCGACGCTCGAGAAAGATGCCTGCGGTGTCGGTTTCATCGTTGCCATTGATGGCAAACGTTCCCACAAA atcGTACGCGATGCCGAGAAACTGTCGGCGCGTATGAACCACAGAGGCGCCTGCGCCTGCGACAACGATACTGGTGACGGTGCCGGTGTACTCGTCGCTATACCACATCAGTACTACGCCGACGAGCTTCG AGAGCAGCAGGGGATCGAGCTCCCGGAGTTTGGACGCTACGCCACTGGAATCCTCTTTCTGGACAAGAGCACCCATAAGGAGACCGAGGCCGCCTTCGAGAAGATCGCCAAGGAGGCTAACTTGAGA GTTATTTGTTGGCGCGACGTTCCCACAGACAACTCTCATATTGGCCGAGTGGCGAAAAAATGCGAGCCTTACATGCGCCAGGTCTTCGTGACCGGCGATCAAGAAGTCGAGGCCTTGAACCGTCAG GTGTTTGTACTGCGAAAGAAATCGTCGCACATCATACCGAAGCCGGGTTTGAGGTACTACATCTGTTCCTTGTCCTTAAAGACTGTCGTCTACAAAGGACAACTCACGGCCGATCAATTATGGCTCTACTTCACCGACTTACAG TCGCCAAAATTCGAAACCTACCTGGCACTCGTGCACACGCGCTTCTCCACAAATACTTTTCCAAGCTGGGAGAGAGCTCATCCGCTTCG ATTGCTCGCTCACAATGGAGAGATCAATACGCTGCGGGGTAACGTGAACTTTATGAAGGCCCGAGAGGGTGTGATGCGCAGCAGCTTATTCGGCGATCAGCTGAAGGATCTCTACCCGGTTGTGGAACCCAATCTCTCCGACTCGGGCTCGGCGGATTGTGTGCTCGAGTTTCTCGTCATGGCTGGACAACGCTCCTTACCTGAG GCCGTGATGACAATGGTTCCAGAAGCTTGGCAAAACGACTTGACGATGGCAACGGAGAAACGCGACTTCTATCATTGGGCGGCATGTACTATGGAACCGTGGGACGGTCCCGCTCTGCTCACCTTCACCGACGGCCGCTACGTTGGTGCTATCTTGGACAG AAATGGCCTGCGCCCATCGCGCTTCTACGTCACTAAGGATAATATGATGGTGATGGCGTCCGAAGTGGGCGTCTATGACACTCCGCCTGGAAATGTTGTCCTGAAG agTCGCTTGAAGCCTGGCAGGATGCTGCTGGTTGACACTGAAGAAAAGCAAATCATTCAGGACGTGGAACTGAAACTGAAAATTGCTCGAAGCAGGCCGCACTCTCAATGGTTAAAAAATCAG ATAACCATGGATGACTTTCGCAATGCTCACACTGGTGGTGAAAGCAATGGTGTGGATGCTGATAACTTCACTCAATCGTTGGTTCCCAAGAATGGACTTTCAAAAGCGGATGGAGTTTCCGCTGTCAACCGTGTCTGGGGAGGTGACAAACGTATTGCTCTGTTTGGCTACACTCTTGAAACGATCAACCTTTTGCTTCTGCCAATGATCAAGACCaa GAAAGAAGCTCTTGGTTCAATGGGTAACGATGCACCATTGGCATGTTTGTCTGAATTCCAACCACTACTCTACGAATACTTCAAGCAACTATTTGCTCAA GTAACAAACCCGCCAATCGATCCGTTCAGAGAAAAAATCGTAATGTCACTTTTATGCCCCATTGGTCCAGAGAGTAACATTTTAGAACCCAATGAAATGTTCGTACatcgtttatttttagaacaacCTATTTTATCTCTGCACGATCTTGAAGTGATCAAGAAGACTAGCTACCGTGGCTGGAAAGCTCAAGTCATTGATTGTACTTACCCTAAATCAGAAGGCCCATCTGGTTTGCTCAAGACTCTGGACAGAGTTTGCAAGGAAGCTAACGTAGCTGCCAGAGCTGGATTCCAACTGATTGTTTTGTCAGATAGACAAGCAGGACCCGAAAG AGTACCCGTTAGCATCTTGATGGCACTTGGAGCTGTTCACCATCATTTAATTGAAGAGAGACAGCGTATGAAAGTCGGTATTATTTTAGAAACTGGCGAAGCACGTGAAGTACATCACATTTGCGTCTTGCTCGGCTATGGAGCTGACGGAATTTGCCCATACTTAGTCTTTGAAATGGCTCAGAACTTGAGAGCTGATTTTGTCTTGGACGAATCTATGACTGATGATCTCATTTATAAG tgCTACTCTGAAGCCATGGAACGAGGTATCGCAAAAGTAATGGCAAAGATGGGAATTTCAACCCTACAGTCTTACAAAGGAGCCCAAATCTTTGAAGCTGTAGGCTTAGCCGATGAAGTGATCGAGAAGTGCTTCAAA ggtACATACTCACGAATTGGTGGCGTCGACTTTAACATTTTGGCTCGAGAAGGCTTTTCTAGACATCGAATTACCTACTGGGACGACAGCTTTGACACCGTTGTTATCCATAACCCTGGTACCTATCACTGGAGAGCTGGAGGAGAGAAGCACATCAACGATCCTCGCAGTATTGCTAGCTTACAG GAATATGTGAACTCGAAGAACTCAAGTGCGTACGAAAATTACCGCAAGACCTCCATGGAAGTTGTTCAAGCCTGTACTCTTCGAGGACAGCTTGAATTTGTCAAAGACAAAACTGCTGTCAACATCTCACTTGTGGAACCAGCATCTGAGATAGTAAAACGCTTTGCTACCGGCGCCATGAGTTTCGGAAGTATCTCATTGGAGGCTCATCAAACTTTGGCCATTGCGATGAACAGAATCGGAGGCAAGTCCAACACTGGCGAGGGTGGTGAGAACGCTGATAGATACTTGAACCAAGATCCTCAGTTCAACAGACGTTCGGCTATCAAGCAAGTTGCCAGTGGTCGGTTTGGCGTTACTTCAAGCTATCTGGCTAATGCTGACGATCTGCAAATTAAAATGGCTCAAGGAGCTAAGCCCGGTGAAGGTGGCGAATTACCAGGTTACAAGGTGACTGCTGACATTGCTGCTACCAGGCACTCTGTGCCAGGAGTCGGTCTCATTTCTCCACCACCTCATCACGATATCTACAGCATCGAAGATTTGGCTGAACTGATTTACGACTTGAAATGCGCAAATCCAGAAGCCAGAATATCTGTGAAACTGGTTTCCGAGGTTGGAGTTGGTGTAGTTGCGTCTGGTGTAGCCAAGGGTAAAGGTGAACACGTTGTTATCTCCGGTCACGACGGTGGTACGGGTGCTAGCAGCTGGACTGGAATCAAATCTGCTGGTCTTCCATGGGAGTTAGGTGTCGCCGAGACCCACCAGATACTCACCTTGAACAATCTTCGTTCGCGTATGGTTGTCCAAGCTGATGGGCAAATGCGCACTGGGTTCGATATTGTCGTCGCAGCTCTACTCGGTGCCGACGAATTTGGTCTCAGCACTGCTCCATTGATTGCTATGGGATGTACCATGATGAGAAAGTGTCACTTGAATACCTGTCCGGTGGGAATTGCCACACAAGATCCTTACTTGAGGAAGAAGTTTGCTGGCTCTCCCGAACATGTGATTAACTTCTTCTTTGCCTTAGCTGAAGAAGTTCGATCTATTATGGCTTCTTTGGGTATAACCAGATTCCAAGATCTCATTGGTCGTACAGATTTACTTAAAGTCCGAGACGATATTAAGCTATTCAAGGCTAAAACCCTGGACCTCTCGATGATTCTGCGTAGTGCCCTGGAACTAAGACCTGGCGTCAACATCAAGGGTGGAAGCGTTAAGCAAGACTTCCAGTTGGAACAGCGACCCGAGAATGCACTTATTGAGAAATGCAGGCCTGTGTTGAACGGAGAGCAAAAGAGCGTAACTGTTGAAATGACCATTAATAATGAAACCAGAGCATTCGGATCAACTCTAAGCTACCATATCTCGAAGAAATATGGAGAAGAAGGACTTCCCGAAAACAGTATTAATATCAAACTTAAGGGCTCTGCGGGACAGAGCTTCTGCGCGTTTATGACTAAGGGTGTCCACGTGACTCTGGAAGGAGATGCCAATGATTACGTGGGTAAAGGTCTCTGCGGTGGTGAGATTGTCATCTACCCACCCAAGGAGTCTGAGTTCAACTCTGAAGCCAACGTGATTGTCGGAAACGTCTGTCTGTATGGTGCGACCTCCGGTCGGGCTTACTTCCGTGGTATTGCAGCTGAGAGGTTCAGCGTTCGAAACAGCGGAGCCGTCGTCGTAGTCGAGGGAGTCGGGGATCACGGATGCGAGTACATGACTGGCGGATGCGCTCTCATTCTGGGATTGACCGGGAGGAACTTTGCCGCTGGTATGTCTGGTGGTATCGCTTACGTGCTCGACGTTGATGGATCATTCAAGAG TAAATGTAACCCGGAAATGGTAGAATTGTTGCCACTCAACGGCAAGAAAGACATCGATTACGTTCAGAAGTTGTTGGAGGAATTTGTAGAGAAAACTGGATCACTAATTGCACAGGAGCTTCTTCAGATATGGCCTGAGCCAACCAACCGCTTCTTCAAGGTATTCCCGTATGAATACCAACGAGCTTTGAAGCAATTAGAAGAAGAGCAAGCTATGAAAGAAACTCAAAAGGAAATTAAGGCACCAGAGCCCCTTGCTATCACGAATGGAAATGGAAAAGCTGATACTGTGATGGATATAGAAGATGTTGTAGCCGACGCTGAAATAGCACAAAAGAAACTTGACAAAATCAAGGGATTCATGAAGTATAAGCGGCAAACTGGTCACTATAGACCAGTTGAGAAGCGTGTTGAAGACTGGAATGAAATCTACAATTTCCAGGGTGTAAGGAAAGGGCTCAAGGTTCAGGCTGCTCGGTGCATGGAGTGCGGAGTCCCATTCTGTCAGAGCAGTCATGGTTGTCCGCTTGGAAATATCATACCAAAATGGAACGATCTCGTATTCCAAGACAACTGGAAAGAAGCTCTTAACCAACTTCTTCAGACTAACAACTTCCCAGAATTTACTGGAAGAGTATGTCCAGCGCCTTGCGAGGGTGCTTGCGTCCTCGGCATCTCAGAACCCGCCGtcacaataaaaaatatcgagTGCGCTATCATTGATCATGCTTTCGAGCAAGGATGGATCGTGGCTCATCCACCTGCCAAGAGGAGTGGCAAGAAGATAGCCGTGATTGGGTCAGGTCCTGCAGGTCTTGCTGCTGCGCACCAACTGAATAAGGCTGGCCATTTAGTCACTGTATTCGAGAGAAACGATCGAGTTGGTGGTCTCCTGCAATATGGTATTCCTACGATGAAGCTTTCGAAAGAGGTTGTACAAAGGCGAGTCAATTTACTCATCGAAGAGGGCATTACTTTCAAAACTGGTGTCAATGTTGGAAAGACTGTTACTGTAAAT GAATTAAGACAAGAGTATGACGCAGTTTTAATTTGTACTGGAGCTACATGGCCAAGAGATCTTCCAATTCCTGGACGTCAATTACAAGGCATTCATTTTGCCGTAAGCTTCCTTGAACACTGGCAGAAGAAACAAATGGGAAATAAGGATCCTTTGAAGCCAGAGCTGATGGCCAAAGGAAAAGATGTGATTATTATTGGAGGTGGTGATACTGGTTGTGATTGCATTGCAACATCACTGAGGCAGGGGGCTAAATCCATTGTCACATTCGAGATTCTACCTGAACCACCGAAGAGCAGGGCAGATGATAATCCTTGGCCGCAATTCCCTAGGATATTTAAAATGGATTATGGCCACGAGGAAGTCGTACACAGATTTGGAGAAGACCCTCGACGATTTAGCACACTCAGCAAG GAATTTCTCGATGATGGAAAAGGAAATGTAACCGGTATTAAAACAGTCAATGTCAAGTGGACAAAGGATGAGGCTGGCCAATGGAAGATGAATGAAGTTCCTAATTCTGAAAAG GTATATAAATGTGATTTAGTATTACTTGCTATGGGTTTCTTGGGTCCGGAGAAATATATAGCCGAAGAATTGGCGACCAAAATGGATGGTCGTGGAAATTATGAAACGCCTGCTGGCAAATATGAAACAAGCGTACCTGGAATCTTTGCTGCTGGAG ATTGTCGAAGAGGTCAATCTCTGGTGGTCTGGGCAATTACGGAAGGAAGACAAGCAGCTCGTGAAGTAGATTTGGCCTTAATGAAACAAACTTGTCTCCCTGAAATTGGAGGCATTGTCACCACTGTTACGAATGCAATATAA